A window of the Jeotgalibacillus aurantiacus genome harbors these coding sequences:
- a CDS encoding class I SAM-dependent methyltransferase, translating into MSVPFFKQFSRPKGAMGKVAGYIMSKENKKLNRWSAGCLDVQTGERILEIGYGPGACMKEIIKKNVIIDGIDASAAMAEQAGKRMEQSIESGKARVMQGKVEHIHLPEEYYDKILSVNNFTIWEDPDQGLKKLYHALKENGRIVITMQPREDTASPNLTRMMGNDLYRRLEKAGFEHVTLSYRRFWPELAVAAVAFKKKRDH; encoded by the coding sequence ATGAGTGTTCCCTTTTTTAAACAGTTCAGCCGTCCAAAAGGTGCAATGGGAAAAGTGGCGGGATACATTATGTCAAAGGAAAACAAAAAGCTGAATCGCTGGTCTGCAGGCTGTCTTGATGTGCAAACCGGTGAAAGAATTCTTGAAATCGGTTATGGACCAGGTGCGTGTATGAAGGAAATCATTAAAAAGAATGTCATTATTGACGGTATTGATGCATCCGCAGCGATGGCAGAACAGGCCGGAAAAAGAATGGAGCAATCAATTGAGAGTGGGAAGGCGAGAGTCATGCAGGGGAAGGTTGAACACATTCATCTGCCGGAAGAATACTATGACAAAATACTCTCCGTTAACAATTTCACCATATGGGAAGATCCGGATCAGGGGCTTAAAAAGCTGTATCACGCCTTAAAAGAAAATGGCCGGATCGTGATTACGATGCAGCCCCGTGAAGATACAGCCAGCCCGAATTTAACCCGTATGATGGGCAATGATCTTTATCGCCGACTGGAAAAGGCCGGTTTTGAACATGTGACTCTTTCCTACAGAAGGTTCTGGCCGGAGCTTGCTGTAGCGGCTGTTGCATTTAAAAAGAAGAGAGATCATTAA
- a CDS encoding DNA topology modulation protein, whose amino-acid sequence MKKILIIGSGGAGKSTMARRLSDILSIPVYHLDALFWKPGWEQSDRDEFRHKTQDIMMQEQWIIDGNFNSTMEQRLEMCDTVIFLHYSRFICVSRAIKRRLQYANRSRPDMTEGCKEKLDLDFLKWIWFYNDRHAPVVMGRLNKTDARIIIHRSPAETEKWLNDLSSF is encoded by the coding sequence ATGAAAAAAATCCTGATTATCGGATCCGGCGGTGCCGGGAAATCGACCATGGCCAGAAGGCTCTCAGACATTTTGAGCATCCCGGTGTATCATCTTGACGCGTTATTCTGGAAACCGGGCTGGGAGCAGAGTGACCGGGACGAGTTCCGTCATAAAACACAGGATATTATGATGCAGGAACAGTGGATCATTGATGGAAACTTCAACAGCACCATGGAACAGCGTCTTGAAATGTGCGACACCGTTATTTTCCTGCACTACTCCCGTTTTATTTGTGTGAGCCGAGCCATAAAAAGAAGGTTACAGTACGCCAACCGTTCCCGTCCGGATATGACAGAGGGCTGCAAGGAAAAACTGGACCTGGATTTTTTGAAATGGATCTGGTTTTACAATGACCGCCACGCCCCTGTTGTCATGGGTCGTCTGAACAAAACAGATGCCCGGATCATCATCCACCGTTCACCTGCCGAAACTGAAAAATGGCTTAATGATCTCTCTTCTTTTTAA
- the rsgA gene encoding ribosome small subunit-dependent GTPase A: MGWNQDWENKISKTELTPGRIITEHKHIYRIQTEQGLLIGEVSGKFRHQAISREDYPAVGDWVMADIRPEEGKATIHEILPRISKFSRKAPGDTTEEQIVAVNIDTVFLVMALNQDFNLRRLERYLLSTWESGANPVVILSKADLCLDPGAKLAEAESVAMGVPITITSAKNGTGIEEVKSYIKEGMTIAVMGSSGVGKSSIINSLLGEERMLTHEIREDDGKGKHTTTHRELLLLPEQGVIIDTPGMRELQLWESESGLSHSFQDIEQIAEQCQFRDCRHESEPGCAISRAINNGEIDQSRFDSYVKLQRELAYLERKTNKKEQLLEKKKWKKISQQQKAHYR; the protein is encoded by the coding sequence ATGGGCTGGAATCAGGACTGGGAAAATAAAATATCTAAAACAGAACTGACACCCGGCAGAATTATTACAGAGCACAAACACATTTACCGTATTCAAACGGAACAAGGATTATTAATCGGTGAAGTATCAGGGAAATTCCGACACCAGGCCATTTCACGAGAGGACTATCCTGCTGTTGGGGACTGGGTGATGGCAGATATCCGCCCGGAAGAAGGAAAAGCGACCATCCATGAAATCCTGCCGAGAATATCGAAATTCTCCCGAAAGGCACCCGGAGATACGACTGAAGAACAAATAGTGGCTGTAAATATCGATACCGTCTTTCTGGTCATGGCATTAAATCAGGACTTTAATTTGAGACGCCTTGAACGTTATCTTCTTTCAACATGGGAAAGTGGCGCAAATCCGGTTGTGATTTTGTCAAAAGCTGATTTGTGTTTGGATCCGGGTGCGAAGCTGGCTGAGGCTGAATCGGTTGCCATGGGTGTACCAATCACAATCACAAGTGCGAAAAATGGCACAGGCATTGAAGAAGTGAAATCCTACATCAAAGAGGGGATGACGATCGCTGTCATGGGATCATCCGGTGTCGGCAAGTCGTCCATCATCAATTCACTGCTTGGAGAAGAGCGGATGCTGACCCATGAAATCAGAGAAGACGATGGAAAAGGAAAGCATACGACAACACACAGAGAACTGCTATTACTTCCGGAACAGGGTGTAATTATTGATACGCCAGGGATGAGAGAGCTTCAACTCTGGGAATCAGAAAGTGGTCTGTCCCACAGCTTTCAAGATATTGAGCAAATTGCTGAACAATGTCAGTTCAGGGATTGCCGTCACGAATCAGAACCCGGCTGCGCTATTTCCCGGGCAATAAATAATGGCGAAATAGATCAGTCCCGATTCGACAGCTATGTCAAACTGCAGAGAGAGCTTGCTTACCTGGAACGTAAAACGAATAAAAAAGAACAGCTCCTGGAGAAAAAGAAATGGAAGAAAATTTCCCAGCAGCAAAAAGCGCACTACCGTTAA
- a CDS encoding DUF4166 domain-containing protein — translation MKSMFEKAVGNSFNRMHPELQKKYALHSESGYMVITEGTMHEIKGGSLLVRKVSILGTKLNFAFPERGDEIPFYMENKAYKDKHGKESMTWKRTFRFPGTVRYFHDEMKEGEHPDTVDNLTDQWGIVRLPLDLKVTKTGGMLLTSRTMTVHLFNTIIQIPSFLGVKATVIEEFNKEKDLFDVHIHIYQPLFGTILSYKGTVKMRFPEVD, via the coding sequence ATGAAATCAATGTTTGAAAAGGCGGTCGGAAACTCATTTAACCGGATGCACCCTGAGCTTCAAAAGAAATACGCCCTCCATAGCGAGTCCGGCTATATGGTCATCACCGAAGGAACCATGCACGAAATAAAAGGAGGATCTTTACTAGTCAGAAAAGTATCGATTCTTGGCACGAAGCTTAATTTCGCTTTTCCGGAACGCGGAGACGAAATTCCTTTTTATATGGAGAATAAAGCATATAAAGATAAGCACGGTAAAGAAAGCATGACGTGGAAAAGAACCTTTCGATTTCCCGGAACTGTCCGCTACTTCCACGATGAGATGAAGGAAGGAGAGCACCCCGATACGGTCGATAATTTAACAGACCAATGGGGAATTGTCCGTCTTCCACTAGACCTGAAAGTAACGAAAACAGGTGGCATGCTGCTGACCTCAAGAACCATGACAGTTCATCTGTTCAATACAATAATTCAAATCCCATCTTTTTTAGGTGTAAAAGCAACCGTAATTGAAGAATTCAACAAAGAAAAAGACCTGTTCGACGTTCACATTCATATTTATCAGCCCTTGTTTGGAACGATTCTTTCTTACAAAGGGACTGTGAAGATGAGATTTCCGGAAGTGGATTGA
- a CDS encoding sulfurtransferase TusA family protein: MNADHKLDAKGLACPMPIVRTKKAMANLQEGEILQITTTDKGSMADIPAWCKSTGNEYLSGSEDGNVQTHYVKRTERKKVAPAGDVKSISNEELEAKMKTGPVILLDVREPEEYAGGHIPGAHSVPLAQVEQYIAAIPASEPVYVLCKSGMRSQMACDNLMVNGRSNIIRVAPGMSEWNGPITSELLATAGMK, translated from the coding sequence ATGAATGCTGATCACAAACTCGATGCCAAAGGTCTTGCCTGCCCGATGCCAATCGTGCGTACGAAGAAAGCGATGGCTAACCTGCAGGAAGGAGAAATTCTTCAAATCACCACAACAGATAAAGGCTCAATGGCTGATATCCCTGCATGGTGTAAAAGCACAGGAAATGAATATTTATCAGGCTCAGAGGATGGAAACGTTCAGACTCATTATGTAAAACGTACTGAACGTAAGAAAGTTGCACCTGCCGGAGATGTGAAGAGCATCTCGAACGAAGAGTTGGAAGCAAAAATGAAAACGGGGCCCGTTATTTTACTGGACGTCCGCGAGCCCGAAGAATATGCAGGCGGTCACATTCCAGGCGCGCATTCAGTTCCACTTGCACAAGTGGAGCAGTATATTGCTGCGATTCCTGCATCAGAGCCGGTTTATGTTTTATGTAAATCAGGGATGCGCAGTCAAATGGCGTGTGACAACCTGATGGTGAATGGACGCTCGAATATCATCCGCGTTGCACCGGGGATGAGTGAGTGGAATGGTCCGATTACGAGTGAATTGCTGGCGACGGCAGGGATGAAATAA
- a CDS encoding rhodanese-like domain-containing protein, whose product MEWILIGAVVLFFIWRMMPAKGVKTISADELKTLKKTKDSQWIDVRTPGEFKARNMRGFQNIPLGSLPQQASSLDKNKEVVLLCQSGMRSTQAAKVLKKQGFTRIVNVRGGMNQL is encoded by the coding sequence ATGGAATGGATCTTAATCGGAGCCGTTGTCCTCTTTTTTATCTGGCGAATGATGCCTGCTAAAGGAGTCAAGACGATCTCAGCAGACGAACTGAAAACATTAAAAAAGACAAAGGATTCCCAGTGGATTGACGTGAGAACCCCTGGAGAATTCAAAGCACGCAACATGAGAGGGTTTCAAAATATACCGTTAGGGAGTCTGCCGCAGCAGGCATCCTCGTTAGATAAAAATAAAGAAGTCGTCCTGCTGTGCCAAAGTGGAATGAGAAGCACGCAGGCTGCAAAAGTACTGAAAAAACAAGGCTTCACCCGCATTGTCAATGTACGCGGCGGGATGAACCAACTATAA
- a CDS encoding MBL fold metallo-hydrolase, producing the protein MLFRSYFDEKLAQYSYLVGCQRTGEAILIDPPRSVEAILADAKKEGLSVSAAAETHIHADFVSGARQLAEKHGVKLYLSDEGDENWKYQYTDNLNVEPVTDGSTFKIGNIEFKVLHTPGHTPESISFILTDRGGGADKPMGIFTGDFVFVGDIGRPDLLEKAAGAAGTAESGAKAMFQSVQRFKELPDYLMVWPGHGAGSACGKSLGAVPQSTVGYEKQFNWAMKETNEAAFIEELLKDQPEAPAYFAEMKKVNKLGPAVLDETNVEWFNSADDLAAFSQQPGNIVIDTRPSKEAEKGLVPGSINIPFGKMLPNWAGWLINYDEDIALIVKPEQAEEAIQTLQSIHLDRIVKLADPAIIASVATETYTSVDTETFAKLKDNKDYQVIDVRNDSEWKNGRIEGTEHKMLGHLRKEGSKLDPNKPVLIHCQSGARSAIAASVMLGLGYKDVTHLTGGFNAWSKNRPKEVLV; encoded by the coding sequence ATGTTATTCCGGTCTTATTTTGATGAAAAACTTGCACAATATTCATATCTTGTCGGTTGCCAGCGTACAGGAGAAGCTATCCTGATTGATCCGCCGCGAAGCGTTGAAGCCATTCTGGCGGATGCAAAAAAAGAAGGACTTTCGGTTTCTGCTGCTGCGGAAACACACATTCATGCAGACTTCGTGTCAGGCGCACGACAGCTTGCTGAAAAACATGGTGTAAAGCTATACCTTTCTGATGAAGGGGATGAAAATTGGAAATATCAATATACAGACAATCTGAATGTAGAGCCGGTTACAGATGGAAGCACCTTCAAGATCGGAAACATTGAATTTAAGGTGCTGCATACCCCGGGTCATACCCCCGAGAGTATCTCCTTTATCCTGACAGATAGAGGTGGCGGTGCAGACAAACCAATGGGTATCTTTACAGGAGACTTTGTCTTTGTTGGAGATATCGGCCGTCCGGACCTGCTCGAAAAAGCTGCCGGTGCTGCAGGGACTGCCGAAAGCGGAGCAAAAGCGATGTTCCAATCTGTCCAGCGCTTTAAGGAACTGCCTGATTATCTGATGGTATGGCCGGGTCACGGTGCAGGAAGCGCATGCGGCAAATCACTCGGCGCAGTGCCGCAATCAACAGTCGGCTATGAGAAGCAATTCAACTGGGCGATGAAAGAGACGAATGAAGCTGCATTTATCGAAGAGCTTCTGAAGGATCAGCCTGAAGCACCTGCTTATTTTGCTGAAATGAAAAAGGTCAACAAACTTGGTCCAGCCGTTCTGGATGAGACGAACGTTGAATGGTTTAACAGCGCAGACGATCTGGCAGCTTTCAGTCAACAGCCTGGAAACATCGTGATTGATACACGCCCTTCAAAAGAAGCTGAAAAAGGGCTGGTGCCAGGCTCCATCAATATTCCATTCGGAAAAATGCTGCCGAACTGGGCTGGCTGGTTAATCAACTACGATGAAGACATTGCACTTATCGTCAAACCTGAACAGGCGGAAGAAGCCATCCAGACGCTGCAGTCCATTCATTTAGACCGCATCGTCAAGCTTGCTGATCCGGCAATCATTGCATCTGTTGCAACTGAAACCTACACATCTGTTGATACTGAAACATTTGCAAAGCTGAAAGATAACAAAGACTACCAGGTTATCGACGTTAGAAATGACAGCGAGTGGAAAAATGGACGCATTGAAGGAACCGAGCACAAAATGCTTGGTCATTTAAGAAAAGAAGGGTCAAAACTGGATCCAAATAAACCGGTACTGATCCATTGTCAGTCAGGCGCACGCTCTGCGATCGCAGCAAGCGTCATGCTTGGTCTTGGTTATAAAGATGTGACACACCTGACTGGAGGATTCAATGCATGGTCAAAGAATCGTCCCAAGGAAGTACTCGTGTAA
- a CDS encoding amino acid ABC transporter substrate-binding protein translates to MKKRFAFSAFALAGLLAACGSTDDGGSTNGSGGSESSEELTLLEQIQEEGVIKVGTEGTYAPFTFHDESDTLTGYDVEVMNEVAERMGVEVEYMETQWDSMFEGLNSERFDVIANQVGIREDRLAEYDFSIPYTLSSAVVVVPEENSAVSSFEDLEGLQSAQSLTSNYADIATEYGAELVQVEGLAQAIELIKTGRAEVTVNDKLAILDFQKQQPDAGIKIAAEEGDVAESAFMFRKGNEELVEEFNKHLEEMQEDGTLTEISEKWFGEDVSQ, encoded by the coding sequence TTGAAGAAACGATTTGCATTTTCAGCATTTGCATTAGCAGGACTTTTAGCGGCTTGTGGTTCAACTGACGATGGAGGCAGCACAAACGGATCAGGCGGCAGTGAGAGTTCAGAAGAGCTGACTCTTTTAGAGCAGATCCAGGAAGAAGGTGTCATCAAAGTTGGAACGGAAGGAACTTATGCACCTTTCACATTCCACGATGAGTCAGATACGCTTACTGGTTACGATGTTGAAGTCATGAATGAAGTGGCAGAACGTATGGGTGTAGAAGTTGAATATATGGAAACGCAGTGGGATTCTATGTTTGAAGGCTTGAATTCGGAGCGTTTTGATGTCATTGCCAATCAGGTAGGCATTCGTGAAGACCGCTTGGCTGAATATGATTTTTCTATTCCATATACGCTTTCATCTGCAGTAGTTGTTGTGCCGGAAGAGAACTCAGCGGTATCTTCATTTGAAGATCTAGAAGGACTGCAATCTGCACAGTCATTGACAAGTAACTACGCTGATATCGCAACAGAATACGGTGCCGAGCTTGTGCAGGTAGAAGGATTGGCACAGGCGATTGAATTGATTAAGACAGGCCGTGCGGAAGTTACGGTAAATGATAAGCTTGCGATTCTTGATTTCCAGAAGCAGCAGCCGGATGCAGGGATTAAGATTGCTGCTGAAGAAGGAGATGTGGCAGAAAGCGCATTTATGTTCCGCAAAGGAAATGAAGAGCTTGTAGAGGAGTTTAATAAGCACCTTGAAGAGATGCAGGAAGATGGAACATTAACAGAAATCTCAGAGAAATGGTTTGGCGAAGATGTTTCTCAATGA
- a CDS encoding amino acid ABC transporter permease: MFLNDLNINNAAPIVDWDLFWSSLGPMIEGGIQYTIPLTLISFACGIVIAVLTALARISTSKILAGIARVYVSAIRGTPLLVQLFIIFYGLPNLGDAFVLDPFPSAVIAFSLNVGAYASEIIRASILSVPKGQWEAGYTIGMTYRQTLFRIILPQATRVSIPPLSNSFISLVKDTSLASQILVVELFRRSQEIAARTYDFLQLYLTAALLYWIICFILSIIQGRIEKRLDRYVAK; encoded by the coding sequence ATGTTTCTCAATGATCTCAACATAAATAATGCGGCTCCAATCGTGGACTGGGATTTATTCTGGTCCTCACTTGGTCCGATGATTGAAGGCGGAATCCAGTATACGATTCCGCTTACTCTTATTTCCTTTGCATGCGGGATTGTCATTGCAGTATTGACTGCATTGGCGCGTATATCAACGAGTAAGATCCTGGCTGGAATCGCACGGGTATATGTGTCTGCGATTCGTGGAACACCTCTGCTCGTACAGCTGTTTATTATTTTTTACGGGCTTCCGAACCTTGGAGATGCTTTTGTGCTCGATCCATTTCCGAGTGCTGTCATCGCATTTTCGTTAAATGTCGGCGCTTATGCTTCAGAAATTATCCGTGCATCCATCCTTTCTGTTCCGAAAGGGCAGTGGGAGGCAGGCTATACAATTGGGATGACATATCGTCAGACGCTGTTTCGCATTATTCTGCCTCAGGCAACAAGAGTATCTATTCCGCCATTATCAAATTCCTTTATCAGTCTGGTGAAGGACACATCACTTGCTTCGCAGATTCTTGTAGTGGAGCTGTTCAGAAGATCGCAGGAAATCGCTGCGCGAACGTATGATTTTCTTCAGCTTTATTTAACAGCAGCACTTCTATACTGGATCATCTGCTTTATTCTATCAATAATACAAGGCAGAATCGAAAAAAGGCTGGATCGTTATGTTGCTAAATAA
- a CDS encoding amino acid ABC transporter ATP-binding protein, which yields MISVKNLHKSFGDLDVLRGVDLEIPKGNVVAIIGPSGSGKTTFLRCLNALEMPNKGTFTFSDGFELDFSRSPKKEEILKLRRKSGMVFQSYNLFPHKTALENVMEGPVIVQRKKKEEVRVKAEELLKKVGLAEKMHLYPHQLSGGQQQRVGIARALAIEPELMLFDEPTSALDPELVGEVLSVMRELAKEGQTMAVVTHELKFAEDVADHVMFIDGGVIVEQGPPEEILKSPKEARTKQFLDRVLNPS from the coding sequence CTGATCAGTGTGAAAAATCTTCATAAGTCATTTGGCGATTTGGACGTTTTACGTGGAGTGGACCTGGAGATTCCTAAAGGAAATGTTGTAGCGATTATCGGTCCTTCCGGTTCAGGAAAGACAACCTTTTTGCGCTGTCTGAATGCACTTGAAATGCCGAATAAGGGAACCTTTACTTTTTCGGACGGTTTTGAACTCGATTTCTCCCGTTCACCTAAAAAAGAAGAGATTTTAAAGCTTCGCAGGAAATCAGGGATGGTGTTTCAATCCTACAACCTCTTCCCGCACAAGACCGCCCTTGAGAACGTAATGGAGGGGCCGGTTATCGTACAACGCAAGAAGAAAGAAGAGGTACGTGTGAAAGCGGAAGAGCTTTTAAAGAAAGTGGGATTGGCTGAAAAAATGCACCTGTATCCTCACCAGTTGTCAGGCGGACAGCAGCAGCGTGTAGGTATTGCCCGTGCGCTTGCGATTGAACCTGAACTGATGCTGTTTGATGAGCCGACCTCTGCACTTGATCCTGAGCTTGTGGGGGAAGTGTTAAGCGTAATGCGTGAGCTTGCGAAGGAAGGGCAGACGATGGCTGTTGTCACACACGAGCTCAAGTTTGCCGAGGATGTGGCAGATCACGTGATGTTTATTGATGGAGGCGTCATTGTAGAGCAGGGACCACCTGAAGAGATCTTAAAATCTCCAAAAGAAGCACGAACCAAACAGTTTCTGGACCGGGTGTTGAACCCGTCTTAA
- a CDS encoding HAD family hydrolase: protein MSVLPKTLFFDLDDTLLWDKKSIDTALQKTADDAAEKYGVESEQLIAEVRKVAPELYSRLTSYEFTKKIGINPFEGLWGEFGDVVHHGFRTMGEEVPAYQKVVWETALQNLGVNEEGGRLREKFIEHRKTSPFLYEETMDVLNELKQLGHRLVMVTNGAPSLQLEKLRITPEIVPYFEYIVISGNVGEGKPAKAVFDHALRLAEENKENVIMIGDNLKTDILGANRSGIESIWIRHDLSVSPQQDIDGQPAHTVSRLKEIFSVL from the coding sequence GTGAGCGTTTTGCCGAAAACACTGTTTTTTGATTTGGATGATACGCTTTTATGGGATAAAAAAAGCATTGATACAGCACTACAGAAAACGGCTGACGATGCAGCTGAGAAGTATGGGGTGGAGTCAGAACAGCTGATTGCTGAAGTAAGAAAGGTAGCACCTGAACTTTATAGCAGACTTACGAGCTATGAGTTTACAAAAAAAATCGGTATTAACCCCTTCGAAGGGCTCTGGGGTGAATTTGGTGATGTGGTTCATCACGGTTTCAGAACAATGGGGGAAGAAGTGCCCGCCTATCAAAAAGTGGTTTGGGAAACCGCTCTTCAAAACCTTGGTGTGAATGAAGAAGGTGGCAGGCTTCGTGAGAAATTTATTGAACACCGAAAAACTTCTCCTTTTTTATATGAGGAAACAATGGATGTATTAAATGAGCTCAAACAGCTTGGTCACCGCCTTGTTATGGTGACAAACGGTGCTCCTTCACTGCAGCTGGAAAAGCTACGTATTACACCGGAAATCGTACCGTATTTTGAATACATCGTCATCTCAGGAAACGTCGGGGAAGGGAAACCCGCTAAAGCTGTGTTTGACCACGCATTGAGATTAGCGGAGGAAAATAAAGAAAACGTCATCATGATTGGGGATAATCTGAAAACTGATATTCTTGGTGCAAACCGCTCAGGAATTGAAAGTATATGGATCCGGCATGACTTGTCCGTTTCACCACAGCAGGACATTGACGGTCAACCGGCTCACACGGTCAGCCGCCTGAAAGAAATTTTTTCCGTTCTTTGA
- a CDS encoding DUF4064 domain-containing protein, with amino-acid sequence MKRTAEGVLTIIGIVINFLMIGGALLILALFSDPVARQEFEMQFQADPALADAGVTPDQVFGIVDSLGFAFNIVVIISIILSFVALFAMKRNKKPKLAGSLLIASALLVGVATILLGWLPALLFLIAGIMCFARKPKVPQQTTVYQEDEQIRPL; translated from the coding sequence ATGAAACGTACCGCTGAAGGTGTATTAACGATTATTGGCATTGTTATTAACTTTTTAATGATCGGTGGGGCTCTGCTAATACTTGCGCTATTTAGTGATCCGGTTGCACGGCAGGAATTTGAAATGCAGTTTCAGGCTGATCCTGCTTTAGCTGATGCAGGCGTCACGCCGGATCAGGTTTTTGGTATTGTAGACAGCCTTGGTTTTGCATTTAATATTGTTGTTATCATTAGTATCATTTTGAGTTTTGTAGCATTGTTTGCGATGAAGCGTAATAAAAAGCCAAAGCTTGCAGGAAGTCTCCTCATTGCAAGTGCGCTGCTTGTTGGAGTTGCGACTATTCTGCTAGGCTGGTTGCCGGCACTTCTCTTCCTGATTGCAGGAATTATGTGTTTTGCAAGAAAGCCTAAGGTGCCACAGCAGACAACGGTTTATCAGGAAGATGAGCAAATTAGACCTTTATAA